Proteins encoded in a region of the Diospyros lotus cultivar Yz01 chromosome 9, ASM1463336v1, whole genome shotgun sequence genome:
- the LOC127809425 gene encoding uncharacterized protein LOC127809425 isoform X2, whose translation MGIIGHSGVVRKPNESMRLIVTTCVGLIFGFFIGVSFPRLTLTELNVPSSLLPSGSSNAVTEEQKMHITSKIWSPSNPRGAEQLPPAIVAAESDLFLRRLWGEPSEDITIKPKYLVTFTVGYNQKQNIDAAVKKFSENFTILLFHYDGKTTEWDEFEWSRRAIHVSAPKQSKWWYAKRFLHPDIVAPYDYIFIWDEDLGVENFDAEEYIKLVRKHGFEISQPGIEPTRGLTWQMTKRRDDREVHTQTGEKPGWCSDPHLPPCAAFVEIMAPVFSRDAWRCVWHLIQNDLVHGWGLDFALRKCVEPAHEKIGVVDAQWIVHQTLPSLGSQGQAENGKAPWLGVRERCKKEWSMFQARLGNAEKAYYRSMGVEPPNSTTRWR comes from the exons ATGGGAATCATTGGACACAG TGGAGTTGTTAGAAAACCAAATGAAAGCATGAGGCTTATTGTAACAACTTGTGTTGGGCTCATCTTTGGCTTCTTCATTGGGGTATCATTTCCCAGACTTACATTAACAGAG CTGAATGTCCCTTCTAGTCTTCTTCCTTCTGGCAGCAGTAACGCAGTGACCGAAGAACAAAAAATGCACATTACATCAAAG ATCTGGTCTCCATCTAATCCGCGAGGCGCAGAACAATTACCCCCCGCTATTGTTGCAGCTGAATCTGATTTATTTCTCCGCAGATTGTGGGGTGAGCCCAGTGAG GACATAACTATCAAGCCGAAATATCTTGTGACATTCACCGTTGGTTATAATCAGAAGCAGAACATTGATGCAGCCGTCAAGAAg TTCTCGGAGAACTTCACAATTCTTCTGTTCCATTACGATGGAAAAACAACCGAGTGGGATGAGTTCGAGTGGTCACGGCGAGCTATTCATGTCAGTGCCCCAAAGCAATCGAAGTG GTGGTACGCGAAACGATTTCTGCACCCTGACATCGTGGCGCCATACGATTACATTTTTATCTGGGACGAAGACCTCGGGGTTGAGAACTTCGACGCTGAAGA ATACATAAAACTTGTGCGGAAGCATGGCTTTGAGATTTCCCAACCTGGTATAGAACCGACGAGAGGGCTAACATGGCAGATGACGAAAAGAAGAGATGATCGCGAGGTTCACAC ACAAACAGGGGAGAAACCGGGCTGGTGCAGCGATCCACACTTGCCTCCTTGTGCAGC ATTCGTCGAGATCATGGCTCCAGTGTTCTCCCGAGACGCATGGCGTTGCGTCTGGCACTTGATTCAG AATGACTTGGTCCATGGATGGGGTCTGGACTTTGCCCTCCGCAAATGTGTTGAG CCTGCTCACGAAAAGATTGGAGTTGTCGATGCTCAGTGGATCGTTCACCAAACTCTTCCTTCCCTCGGAAGCCAG GGCCAAGCAGAGAATGGAAAGGCGCCATGGCTGGGG GTGAGGGAAAGGTGCAAGAAAGAGTGGAGCATGTTCCAGGCTCGGCTCGGGAATGCAGAAAAAGCTTACTACAGATCCATGGGAGTGGAGCCACCAAACTCCACGACTCGCTGGCGCTAG
- the LOC127809425 gene encoding uncharacterized protein LOC127809425 isoform X1, whose protein sequence is MGIIGHSGVVRKPNESMRLIVTTCVGLIFGFFIGVSFPRLTLTEVHDNLNVPSSLLPSGSSNAVTEEQKMHITSKIWSPSNPRGAEQLPPAIVAAESDLFLRRLWGEPSEDITIKPKYLVTFTVGYNQKQNIDAAVKKFSENFTILLFHYDGKTTEWDEFEWSRRAIHVSAPKQSKWWYAKRFLHPDIVAPYDYIFIWDEDLGVENFDAEEYIKLVRKHGFEISQPGIEPTRGLTWQMTKRRDDREVHTQTGEKPGWCSDPHLPPCAAFVEIMAPVFSRDAWRCVWHLIQNDLVHGWGLDFALRKCVEPAHEKIGVVDAQWIVHQTLPSLGSQGQAENGKAPWLGVRERCKKEWSMFQARLGNAEKAYYRSMGVEPPNSTTRWR, encoded by the exons ATGGGAATCATTGGACACAG TGGAGTTGTTAGAAAACCAAATGAAAGCATGAGGCTTATTGTAACAACTTGTGTTGGGCTCATCTTTGGCTTCTTCATTGGGGTATCATTTCCCAGACTTACATTAACAGAGGTTCATGACAAT CTGAATGTCCCTTCTAGTCTTCTTCCTTCTGGCAGCAGTAACGCAGTGACCGAAGAACAAAAAATGCACATTACATCAAAG ATCTGGTCTCCATCTAATCCGCGAGGCGCAGAACAATTACCCCCCGCTATTGTTGCAGCTGAATCTGATTTATTTCTCCGCAGATTGTGGGGTGAGCCCAGTGAG GACATAACTATCAAGCCGAAATATCTTGTGACATTCACCGTTGGTTATAATCAGAAGCAGAACATTGATGCAGCCGTCAAGAAg TTCTCGGAGAACTTCACAATTCTTCTGTTCCATTACGATGGAAAAACAACCGAGTGGGATGAGTTCGAGTGGTCACGGCGAGCTATTCATGTCAGTGCCCCAAAGCAATCGAAGTG GTGGTACGCGAAACGATTTCTGCACCCTGACATCGTGGCGCCATACGATTACATTTTTATCTGGGACGAAGACCTCGGGGTTGAGAACTTCGACGCTGAAGA ATACATAAAACTTGTGCGGAAGCATGGCTTTGAGATTTCCCAACCTGGTATAGAACCGACGAGAGGGCTAACATGGCAGATGACGAAAAGAAGAGATGATCGCGAGGTTCACAC ACAAACAGGGGAGAAACCGGGCTGGTGCAGCGATCCACACTTGCCTCCTTGTGCAGC ATTCGTCGAGATCATGGCTCCAGTGTTCTCCCGAGACGCATGGCGTTGCGTCTGGCACTTGATTCAG AATGACTTGGTCCATGGATGGGGTCTGGACTTTGCCCTCCGCAAATGTGTTGAG CCTGCTCACGAAAAGATTGGAGTTGTCGATGCTCAGTGGATCGTTCACCAAACTCTTCCTTCCCTCGGAAGCCAG GGCCAAGCAGAGAATGGAAAGGCGCCATGGCTGGGG GTGAGGGAAAGGTGCAAGAAAGAGTGGAGCATGTTCCAGGCTCGGCTCGGGAATGCAGAAAAAGCTTACTACAGATCCATGGGAGTGGAGCCACCAAACTCCACGACTCGCTGGCGCTAG
- the LOC127809425 gene encoding uncharacterized protein LOC127809425 isoform X3, which translates to MGIIGHSGVVRKPNESMRLIVTTCVGLIFGFFIGLNVPSSLLPSGSSNAVTEEQKMHITSKIWSPSNPRGAEQLPPAIVAAESDLFLRRLWGEPSEDITIKPKYLVTFTVGYNQKQNIDAAVKKFSENFTILLFHYDGKTTEWDEFEWSRRAIHVSAPKQSKWWYAKRFLHPDIVAPYDYIFIWDEDLGVENFDAEEYIKLVRKHGFEISQPGIEPTRGLTWQMTKRRDDREVHTQTGEKPGWCSDPHLPPCAAFVEIMAPVFSRDAWRCVWHLIQNDLVHGWGLDFALRKCVEPAHEKIGVVDAQWIVHQTLPSLGSQGQAENGKAPWLGVRERCKKEWSMFQARLGNAEKAYYRSMGVEPPNSTTRWR; encoded by the exons ATGGGAATCATTGGACACAG TGGAGTTGTTAGAAAACCAAATGAAAGCATGAGGCTTATTGTAACAACTTGTGTTGGGCTCATCTTTGGCTTCTTCATTGGG CTGAATGTCCCTTCTAGTCTTCTTCCTTCTGGCAGCAGTAACGCAGTGACCGAAGAACAAAAAATGCACATTACATCAAAG ATCTGGTCTCCATCTAATCCGCGAGGCGCAGAACAATTACCCCCCGCTATTGTTGCAGCTGAATCTGATTTATTTCTCCGCAGATTGTGGGGTGAGCCCAGTGAG GACATAACTATCAAGCCGAAATATCTTGTGACATTCACCGTTGGTTATAATCAGAAGCAGAACATTGATGCAGCCGTCAAGAAg TTCTCGGAGAACTTCACAATTCTTCTGTTCCATTACGATGGAAAAACAACCGAGTGGGATGAGTTCGAGTGGTCACGGCGAGCTATTCATGTCAGTGCCCCAAAGCAATCGAAGTG GTGGTACGCGAAACGATTTCTGCACCCTGACATCGTGGCGCCATACGATTACATTTTTATCTGGGACGAAGACCTCGGGGTTGAGAACTTCGACGCTGAAGA ATACATAAAACTTGTGCGGAAGCATGGCTTTGAGATTTCCCAACCTGGTATAGAACCGACGAGAGGGCTAACATGGCAGATGACGAAAAGAAGAGATGATCGCGAGGTTCACAC ACAAACAGGGGAGAAACCGGGCTGGTGCAGCGATCCACACTTGCCTCCTTGTGCAGC ATTCGTCGAGATCATGGCTCCAGTGTTCTCCCGAGACGCATGGCGTTGCGTCTGGCACTTGATTCAG AATGACTTGGTCCATGGATGGGGTCTGGACTTTGCCCTCCGCAAATGTGTTGAG CCTGCTCACGAAAAGATTGGAGTTGTCGATGCTCAGTGGATCGTTCACCAAACTCTTCCTTCCCTCGGAAGCCAG GGCCAAGCAGAGAATGGAAAGGCGCCATGGCTGGGG GTGAGGGAAAGGTGCAAGAAAGAGTGGAGCATGTTCCAGGCTCGGCTCGGGAATGCAGAAAAAGCTTACTACAGATCCATGGGAGTGGAGCCACCAAACTCCACGACTCGCTGGCGCTAG
- the LOC127809425 gene encoding uncharacterized protein LOC127809425 isoform X4: MRLIVTTCVGLIFGFFIGVSFPRLTLTEVHDNLNVPSSLLPSGSSNAVTEEQKMHITSKIWSPSNPRGAEQLPPAIVAAESDLFLRRLWGEPSEDITIKPKYLVTFTVGYNQKQNIDAAVKKFSENFTILLFHYDGKTTEWDEFEWSRRAIHVSAPKQSKWWYAKRFLHPDIVAPYDYIFIWDEDLGVENFDAEEYIKLVRKHGFEISQPGIEPTRGLTWQMTKRRDDREVHTQTGEKPGWCSDPHLPPCAAFVEIMAPVFSRDAWRCVWHLIQNDLVHGWGLDFALRKCVEPAHEKIGVVDAQWIVHQTLPSLGSQGQAENGKAPWLGVRERCKKEWSMFQARLGNAEKAYYRSMGVEPPNSTTRWR, translated from the exons ATGAGGCTTATTGTAACAACTTGTGTTGGGCTCATCTTTGGCTTCTTCATTGGGGTATCATTTCCCAGACTTACATTAACAGAGGTTCATGACAAT CTGAATGTCCCTTCTAGTCTTCTTCCTTCTGGCAGCAGTAACGCAGTGACCGAAGAACAAAAAATGCACATTACATCAAAG ATCTGGTCTCCATCTAATCCGCGAGGCGCAGAACAATTACCCCCCGCTATTGTTGCAGCTGAATCTGATTTATTTCTCCGCAGATTGTGGGGTGAGCCCAGTGAG GACATAACTATCAAGCCGAAATATCTTGTGACATTCACCGTTGGTTATAATCAGAAGCAGAACATTGATGCAGCCGTCAAGAAg TTCTCGGAGAACTTCACAATTCTTCTGTTCCATTACGATGGAAAAACAACCGAGTGGGATGAGTTCGAGTGGTCACGGCGAGCTATTCATGTCAGTGCCCCAAAGCAATCGAAGTG GTGGTACGCGAAACGATTTCTGCACCCTGACATCGTGGCGCCATACGATTACATTTTTATCTGGGACGAAGACCTCGGGGTTGAGAACTTCGACGCTGAAGA ATACATAAAACTTGTGCGGAAGCATGGCTTTGAGATTTCCCAACCTGGTATAGAACCGACGAGAGGGCTAACATGGCAGATGACGAAAAGAAGAGATGATCGCGAGGTTCACAC ACAAACAGGGGAGAAACCGGGCTGGTGCAGCGATCCACACTTGCCTCCTTGTGCAGC ATTCGTCGAGATCATGGCTCCAGTGTTCTCCCGAGACGCATGGCGTTGCGTCTGGCACTTGATTCAG AATGACTTGGTCCATGGATGGGGTCTGGACTTTGCCCTCCGCAAATGTGTTGAG CCTGCTCACGAAAAGATTGGAGTTGTCGATGCTCAGTGGATCGTTCACCAAACTCTTCCTTCCCTCGGAAGCCAG GGCCAAGCAGAGAATGGAAAGGCGCCATGGCTGGGG GTGAGGGAAAGGTGCAAGAAAGAGTGGAGCATGTTCCAGGCTCGGCTCGGGAATGCAGAAAAAGCTTACTACAGATCCATGGGAGTGGAGCCACCAAACTCCACGACTCGCTGGCGCTAG